A genome region from Meriones unguiculatus strain TT.TT164.6M chromosome 2, Bangor_MerUng_6.1, whole genome shotgun sequence includes the following:
- the Ssr3 gene encoding translocon-associated protein subunit gamma — MAPKGGSKQQSEEDLLLQDFSRNLSAKSSALFFGNAFIVSAIPIWLYWRIWHMDLIQSALLYSVMTLVSTYLVAFAYKNVKFVLKHKVAQKREDAVSKEVTRKLSEADNRKMSRKEKDERILWKKNEVADYEATTFSIFYNNTLFLVLVIVASFFILKNFNPTVNYILSISASSGLIALLSTGSK, encoded by the exons ATGGCTCCCAAAGGCGGCTCCAAGCAGCAGTCCGAGGAGGACCTGCTCCTCCAGGATTTCAGCCGCAACCTGTCGGCCAAGTCGTCGGCGCTGTTCTTCGGGAACGCGTTCATCGTGTCCGCCATCCCCATCT GGTTGTACTGGAGAATATGGCATATGGATCTCATCCAGTCTGCTCTTCTCTACAGTGTGATGACGTTAGTAAGCACTTACTTGGTAGCCTTTGCCTATAAGAACGTAAAATTTGTCCTCAAGCACAA agtagcacagaagagggaggatgctgtttccaaagaagtgactcgaAAACTTTCTGAAGCTGATAATAGAAAGATGTCTCGGAAGGAGAAAGATGAAAg aatcttgtggaagaagaaTGAAGTTGCTGATTATGAAGCCACAACATTCTCCATCTTCTATAACAACACTCTGTTCCTGGTTTTGGTCATTGTCGCTTCCTTCTTTATACTGAAGAACTTCAACCCCACAGT GAACTACATTTTGTCCATAAGTGCTTCATCTGGACTCATCGCCCTCCTGTCCACAGGCTCCAAGTAG